A section of the Gallus gallus isolate bGalGal1 chromosome 4, bGalGal1.mat.broiler.GRCg7b, whole genome shotgun sequence genome encodes:
- the PRIMPOL gene encoding DNA-directed primase/polymerase protein, with protein sequence MKRKWEERVKKVEELASYYERNPLPTVYKPRLSKPLQPSRVWKIFCRQADAFRFVKTCKEDVHVFALERNTQNGQRFYLVTTYQELWYYYTKGYKTSLMHCYEVIPEKDACKLYFDLEFYKAANPGADGKDMVAKLIELVSQKLKELYDVNCSARDVLNLDSSTDEKFSRHLIFLPCKTVFKDNIHVGNFVRTILQPAIRLVGSNVAAPIAEGGAGYTSQCSAPTVELDGSLTNLTAVEDASKGWPAIADQRKETETSHHGENSEFSFLIVNNKEGDKQLFVDLGVYTRNRNFRMYKSSKAGKNVILTIAEDNKFVPNCEENVSLEEAYFLSSLVCNVRCEDGTKILSSNFVEEEIKMSAFLRSKTTRSTREPMEGYQESPYPEIDCFVRSLINKDGVQGGIRQWNYFSGEEILVYDISGYRWCENIGRAHRSNNIMILVDLKKEVWYQKCHDPVCREKNFKSQSLPLPPRICLSSLFIEEEDHMVTDECENTEVTSHSNPADLSESSAYLAINTPQDTQWDNASDDAYLVETAEDVELAEAADYSLGYDTEEIPDEVLLEMSWKQDTCSKDDS encoded by the exons atgaagagaaaatgggaagaaagagTGAAGAAAGTTGAAGAACTAGCGTCTTACTATGAAAGAAACCCTCTTCCTACAGTTTACAAACCAAGACTGTCCAAACCCTTACAGCCATCCCGTGTCTGGAAAATATTCTGTCGACAGGCTGATGCTTTCAGATTTGTGAAAACCTGCAAGGAG gatgTTCATGTATTTGCCTTGGAAAGGAACACACAAAATGGACAGAGGTTTTACCTTGTGACTACATATCAAGAGCTTTGGTATTATTACAC cAAAGGTTATAAAACAAGTCTTATGCATTGCTATGAAGTAATTCCTGAAAAAGATGCTTGCAAACTTTATTTTGATTTGGAGTTCTACAAAGCAGCAAATCCTGGTGCTGATGGCAAGGATATGGTTGCAAAGCTAATTGAG CTTGTCAGCCAGAAGTTAAAAGAACTGTATGATGTTAACTGCTCAGCCAGAGATGTCTTGAATTTAGATTCCAGTACTGATGAAAAATTTAGTCGGCACTTAATATTCCTACCCTGCAAGACTGTATTTAAGGATAACATTCACGTCG gTAACTTTGTGAGAACCATTTTGCAGCCTGCCATAAGGTTAGTGGGGAGTAACGTCGCTGCTCCCATTGCAGAAGGAGGAGCAGGATATACGTCCCAGTGTTCTGCACCAACAGTTGAGTTAGATGGTTCTCTTACAAACCTCACAGCAGTCGAAGATGCTTCCAAAGGCTGGCCAGCCATTGCTGaccaaagaaaggaaacagaaacatcACACCATGGAGAAaactctgaattttcttttctaatagtAAATAACAAAGAAGGAGACAAGCAACTTTTTGTGGATCTAG gAGTTTACACAAGGAACAGAAATTTCCGGATGTATAAGTCatcaaaagcaggaaaaaacgTGATCCTGACAATAGCAGAGGATAATAAGTTTGTCCCCAACTGTGAAGAGAACGTTTCTTTGGAAGAAGcgtattttctttcctctttggtCTGCAATGTTAG ATGTGAAGATGGCACAAAAATTCTATCATCTAACTTtgtagaagaggaaataaagatgTCTGcttttttaagaagtaaaaCCACCAGAAGCACCAGAG AGCCCATGGAAGGCTATCAGGAGTCACCGTATCCAGAGATTGATTGTTTTGTTCGTTCTTTAATTAATAAAGACGGGGTGCAAGGAG ggATAAGGCAATGGAATTATTTCTCAGGGGAAGAAATACTTGTTTATGATATTTCTGGCTACCGTTGGTGTGAAAATATTGGAAGAGCCCACAGAAGTAACAACATCAT GATTCTGGTAGATCTAAAGAAGGAAGTCTGGTATCAGAAGTGCCACGATCCagtctgcagggaaaaaaacttCAAATCACAAA GTCTTCCATTGCCTCCGAGGATAtgtttgtcttctcttttcatAGAG GAGGAAGATCATATGGTAACAGATGAATGTGAGAACACAGAAGTAACATCACATTCCAACCCTGCAGATTTGTCAGAAAGCTCAGCCTATCTAGCAATAAACACACCTCAAGACACTCAGTGGGACAATGCAAGTGATGATGCCTATTTGGTCGAAACTGCTGAAGATGtggagctggcagaagctgcagaTTATAGTCTGGGTTATGACACAGAAGAAATTCCTGATGAAGTTCTTTTGGAAATGTCATGGAAACAAGACACTTGCAGCAAAGACGACAGCTAA
- the PRIMPOL gene encoding DNA-directed primase/polymerase protein isoform X1 produces MHCYEVIPEKDACKLYFDLEFYKAANPGADGKDMVAKLIELVSQKLKELYDVNCSARDVLNLDSSTDEKFSRHLIFLPCKTVFKDNIHVGNFVRTILQPAIRLVGSNVAAPIAEGGAGYTSQCSAPTVELDGSLTNLTAVEDASKGWPAIADQRKETETSHHGENSEFSFLIVNNKEGDKQLFVDLGVYTRNRNFRMYKSSKAGKNVILTIAEDNKFVPNCEENVSLEEAYFLSSLVCNVRCEDGTKILSSNFVEEEIKMSAFLRSKTTRSTREPMEGYQESPYPEIDCFVRSLINKDGVQGGIRQWNYFSGEEILVYDISGYRWCENIGRAHRSNNIMILVDLKKEVWYQKCHDPVCREKNFKSQSLPLPPRICLSSLFIEEEDHMVTDECENTEVTSHSNPADLSESSAYLAINTPQDTQWDNASDDAYLVETAEDVELAEAADYSLGYDTEEIPDEVLLEMSWKQDTCSKDDS; encoded by the exons ATGCATTGCTATGAAGTAATTCCTGAAAAAGATGCTTGCAAACTTTATTTTGATTTGGAGTTCTACAAAGCAGCAAATCCTGGTGCTGATGGCAAGGATATGGTTGCAAAGCTAATTGAG CTTGTCAGCCAGAAGTTAAAAGAACTGTATGATGTTAACTGCTCAGCCAGAGATGTCTTGAATTTAGATTCCAGTACTGATGAAAAATTTAGTCGGCACTTAATATTCCTACCCTGCAAGACTGTATTTAAGGATAACATTCACGTCG gTAACTTTGTGAGAACCATTTTGCAGCCTGCCATAAGGTTAGTGGGGAGTAACGTCGCTGCTCCCATTGCAGAAGGAGGAGCAGGATATACGTCCCAGTGTTCTGCACCAACAGTTGAGTTAGATGGTTCTCTTACAAACCTCACAGCAGTCGAAGATGCTTCCAAAGGCTGGCCAGCCATTGCTGaccaaagaaaggaaacagaaacatcACACCATGGAGAAaactctgaattttcttttctaatagtAAATAACAAAGAAGGAGACAAGCAACTTTTTGTGGATCTAG gAGTTTACACAAGGAACAGAAATTTCCGGATGTATAAGTCatcaaaagcaggaaaaaacgTGATCCTGACAATAGCAGAGGATAATAAGTTTGTCCCCAACTGTGAAGAGAACGTTTCTTTGGAAGAAGcgtattttctttcctctttggtCTGCAATGTTAG ATGTGAAGATGGCACAAAAATTCTATCATCTAACTTtgtagaagaggaaataaagatgTCTGcttttttaagaagtaaaaCCACCAGAAGCACCAGAG AGCCCATGGAAGGCTATCAGGAGTCACCGTATCCAGAGATTGATTGTTTTGTTCGTTCTTTAATTAATAAAGACGGGGTGCAAGGAG ggATAAGGCAATGGAATTATTTCTCAGGGGAAGAAATACTTGTTTATGATATTTCTGGCTACCGTTGGTGTGAAAATATTGGAAGAGCCCACAGAAGTAACAACATCAT GATTCTGGTAGATCTAAAGAAGGAAGTCTGGTATCAGAAGTGCCACGATCCagtctgcagggaaaaaaacttCAAATCACAAA GTCTTCCATTGCCTCCGAGGATAtgtttgtcttctcttttcatAGAG GAGGAAGATCATATGGTAACAGATGAATGTGAGAACACAGAAGTAACATCACATTCCAACCCTGCAGATTTGTCAGAAAGCTCAGCCTATCTAGCAATAAACACACCTCAAGACACTCAGTGGGACAATGCAAGTGATGATGCCTATTTGGTCGAAACTGCTGAAGATGtggagctggcagaagctgcagaTTATAGTCTGGGTTATGACACAGAAGAAATTCCTGATGAAGTTCTTTTGGAAATGTCATGGAAACAAGACACTTGCAGCAAAGACGACAGCTAA
- the CENPU gene encoding centromere protein U isoform X1: MSSKKRTKRNRAGDEYKEHKGRSHPRRKFLPPEEPDVSRISKVAGVNQLEELCDSFDQPLHSTAVDACGEEHSENESSGYVPAPQRTNAERSEKMLLETPEGDVHEFSQSGSNAPNTTRPEVKKKRPSKKSSSDSSVNSPSSVQLWCPNKLKRSSRDITELDVVLAEFEKIAANYRQSIESKACRKAVSAFCSAFEDQVTDLITEVQELKNTKKKNAKVVADIKKKRQRLMQVREKLSRTEPQLIKLQKEYAEVEERRSSLRQVVQFLTDLKELQQDYLDYREENPRKKVVYGASSLPALLVESRRILQAERHFQNINRKLEYALEVQRGKLAKEH; this comes from the exons ATGTCTTCTAAGAAAAGAACGAAGAGAAATCGTGCTGGAGATGAATACAAG GAACACAAAGGCAGGTCTCATCCTCGCCGGAAATTTCTTCCACCTGAGGAACCCGATGTCTCAAGGATATCGAAGGTAGCAGGTGTAAACCAACTTGAGGAGCTTTGTGATTCGTTTG ATCAGCCTTTGCACAGTACTGCTGTGGATGCTTGTGGAGAGGAGCACTCAGAAAATGAATCATCTGGTTATGTTCCAGCTCCACAAAGGACAAATGCAGAAAGAAG tgaAAAGATGCTCTTGGAGACGCCTGAAGGCGACGTTCACGAGTTCAGCCAAAGTGGTTCT AACGCTCCAAATACTACTCGACCTGAGGTGAAAAAGAAGAGACCTTCAAAGAAGAGTTCATCGGATTCTTCTG TTAACAGCCCATCTTCTGTACAACTGTGGTGTCCCAATAAGCTGAAAAGATCATCCAGAGATATCACAGAACTGGATGTTGTTCTGGCTGAATTTGAGAAGATAGCAGCAAACTACAG GCAAAGCATAGAATCGAAGGCTTGCAGAAAAGCTGTCAGTgccttctgttctgctttcGAGGACCAAGTCACTGATCTT ATAACAGAAGTCCAGGAATTAAAGAATacgaagaaaaaaaatgctaag GTGGTGGCAGACatcaagaagaaaaggcagcGACTGATGCAAGTCAGAGAAAAGCTAAGTAG AACTGAACCACAACTGATAAAACTACAAAAAGAATATGCTgaggtggaggagaggagatCTTCCTTGAGGCAAGTAGTTCAATTCCTTACTGATTTAAAGGAACTACAGCAAGACTACTTGgattacagagaagaaaacccAAGAAAGAAAGTGGTA TACGGAGCTTCCAGCCTACCTGCTCTTCTAGTGGAGTCACGGAGAATTCTACAAGCAGAAAGACACTTTCAAAATATCAATAGGAAACTGGAATATGCCCTGGAGGTACAAAGAGGGAAGTTAGCAAAGGAACATTAA
- the CENPU gene encoding centromere protein U, whose protein sequence is MSSKKRTKRNRAGDEYKEHKGRSHPRRKFLPPEEPDVSRISKVAGVNQLEELCDSFDQPLHSTAVDACGEEHSENESSGYVPAPQRTNAERSEKMLLETPEGDVHEFSQSGSAREPLMENLNAPNTTRPEVKKKRPSKKSSSDSSVNSPSSVQLWCPNKLKRSSRDITELDVVLAEFEKIAANYRQSIESKACRKAVSAFCSAFEDQVTDLITEVQELKNTKKKNAKVVADIKKKRQRLMQVREKLSRTEPQLIKLQKEYAEVEERRSSLRQVVQFLTDLKELQQDYLDYREENPRKKVVYGASSLPALLVESRRILQAERHFQNINRKLEYALEVQRGKLAKEH, encoded by the exons ATGTCTTCTAAGAAAAGAACGAAGAGAAATCGTGCTGGAGATGAATACAAG GAACACAAAGGCAGGTCTCATCCTCGCCGGAAATTTCTTCCACCTGAGGAACCCGATGTCTCAAGGATATCGAAGGTAGCAGGTGTAAACCAACTTGAGGAGCTTTGTGATTCGTTTG ATCAGCCTTTGCACAGTACTGCTGTGGATGCTTGTGGAGAGGAGCACTCAGAAAATGAATCATCTGGTTATGTTCCAGCTCCACAAAGGACAAATGCAGAAAGAAG tgaAAAGATGCTCTTGGAGACGCCTGAAGGCGACGTTCACGAGTTCAGCCAAAGTGGTTCTGCACGTGAGCCCCTTATGGAGAATCTG AACGCTCCAAATACTACTCGACCTGAGGTGAAAAAGAAGAGACCTTCAAAGAAGAGTTCATCGGATTCTTCTG TTAACAGCCCATCTTCTGTACAACTGTGGTGTCCCAATAAGCTGAAAAGATCATCCAGAGATATCACAGAACTGGATGTTGTTCTGGCTGAATTTGAGAAGATAGCAGCAAACTACAG GCAAAGCATAGAATCGAAGGCTTGCAGAAAAGCTGTCAGTgccttctgttctgctttcGAGGACCAAGTCACTGATCTT ATAACAGAAGTCCAGGAATTAAAGAATacgaagaaaaaaaatgctaag GTGGTGGCAGACatcaagaagaaaaggcagcGACTGATGCAAGTCAGAGAAAAGCTAAGTAG AACTGAACCACAACTGATAAAACTACAAAAAGAATATGCTgaggtggaggagaggagatCTTCCTTGAGGCAAGTAGTTCAATTCCTTACTGATTTAAAGGAACTACAGCAAGACTACTTGgattacagagaagaaaacccAAGAAAGAAAGTGGTA TACGGAGCTTCCAGCCTACCTGCTCTTCTAGTGGAGTCACGGAGAATTCTACAAGCAGAAAGACACTTTCAAAATATCAATAGGAAACTGGAATATGCCCTGGAGGTACAAAGAGGGAAGTTAGCAAAGGAACATTAA